Genomic window (Bacillus pumilus):
TATTCGTGATGCAGACGGTACGATCATCGGGGTGATTGATATTTCCTGTATGGCAGATAATAGGCACCCTTTTATGCTTGGGATGGCTTCAACGGTTGCTTACGCTATAGAGAGAGACATTCAAGTCCAGCAAAAAAGAAGAGAGATGGAGCTGGTGAGTCATTGTCTCCAGCAAGTAGAAGCGAACGCACCGTTTGTTGTCTGTAATGAAAAAAAGCAAATTGTTTCTGCAAGCAGGTCGATTAGAGACCGATTTTCAGACTGGTATGGAATGGATGTCGAGCGGCTTAATGGTCATCCATTTGTTATCAGGGGAAAGCAGATGATTCAATCAGAGCAAGATGGAAAAATGCTAGGCGTGTCTCTTTCTCTTGAAGAAGAACCGAAAAGTAGCATCACCGTTTCTTTTGCTCAATTTCCCGGGGAATCTGGAACAAGTAAGGTATTTCAACAGACACTCAGTGAGATGAAGAGAGCGGCACAAACAGATGCCAATGTATATATTTGGGGTGAAACAGGTACAGGGAAAGAACTGGCCGCTAGAGCCATTCACTTAGCAAGTGATAGACATAGAGGACCGTTTATTGCTGTGAATTGCGGAGCCATTCCTGAAGCCCTGTTAGAAAGCGAATTATTTGGCTATGCTGAAGGGGCATTTACAGGGGCAAAACGTCATGGAGCTAAAGGGAAATTTGAACAAGCTCATAAAGGAACCCTTTTTCTAGATGAAATTGGCGAAATCCCCCATGCGATGCAAGTGGCGCTTCTTAGGGTGATAGAAGAAAGGAAAGTCGTACCGCTCGGCGGGACACACGAAATCCCTTTGGATATAAGAATCATTACAGCGACACACCGTAATATGAACGAACTGCTGAAGGAAGGAAACATACGAGAAGACTTGTATTACCGTCTTCACGTCTATCCAATCAACATCCCGCCACTTAGAGAAAGAAAAGAAGACATTCATGATTTATATCGTTATTACCAAAAGAAGCACCACTGGAATGCGGCATTTCCTGAATCATTTTTTCAGAAATTGCAGGCGTATCATTGGCCAGGAAACATACGAGAGCTTTTTAATCTGTTTGAACATCTAAGGGTCCTCTTTCCGAAAGGCGGATGGATTGGTGATTCGCAATATGCTTCAGTATTAGAGACGATTGATCAGAAAAAACAGAAGCTACATCCAGCAGAGCAACCCGAGACTTCAAAAGAACTCACATTCAGGGAACGCATTCAAAAGCAAACAGTGGTAGACGCACTGCATAAAACGAAAGGTCATGTGTCAGAAGCAGCGAGGTTAGCAGGAGTGCCAAGAAGTACTTTTTATAAGTGGATGCGAAAGTTTCATCTGTCCTAATCTCATGAGGATGGCTGCATCAAGGCCCTTGGTCTACGTGAAGGTCGGGGGCTTTCTGCCAAGTTAAACAAATGGCATGGAAAAAGGCTTGACTGTTATATTAGTATATGTTAAATTATAAAAGCCGTCGCAAATGAGACAGGAATGGAACGCTTAAAAATTCTTGACACATTTTTCTGGCATAGATATAATGAAACATGTCTTATTATTCCGCAGTAGCTCAGTGGTAGAGCTATCGGCTGTTAACCGATCGGTCGTAGGTTCGAGTCCTACCTGCGGAGCCATAATGGAGAAGTACTCAAGTGGCTGAAGAGGCGCCCCTGCTAAGGGTGTAGGTCGCGCAAGCGGCGCGAGGGTTCAAATCCCTCCTTCTCCGCCATTATTTTATGGCCCGTTGGTCAAGCGGTTAAGACACCGCCCTTTCACGGCGGTAACACGGGTTCGAATCCCGTACGGGTCATGTTTTGTTTTTTAATTCGTTGGGCTATAGCCAAGCGGTAAGGCAACGGACTTTGACTCCGTCATGCGTTGGTTCGAATCCAGCTAGCCCAGCCATTTTATATATATGTTTTTCTGCATAGCAGATGAGCCATTAGCTCAGTCGGTAGAGCATCTGACTTTTAATCAGAGGGTCGAAGGTTCGAGTCCTTCATGGCTCACCATTGTCACGCGGGTGTGGCGGAATTGGCAGACGCGCTAGACTTAGGATCTAGTGTCTTTATGACGTGGGGGTTCAAGTCCCTTCACCCGCATTGTTTTTTTCAAACAGTGCACTTATCAATAGATGAGCACATCATACACGCGGTCGTGGCGGAATGGCAGACGCGCTAGGTTGAGGGCCTAGTGGGTGAATAACCCGTGGAGGTTCAAGTCCTCTCGGCCGCATCAATGATACCAAGGGTTTAACCACCTTTGGTATTATTTTTATGTGTGGAAAATGAAACCTTAATTCTATTGGTTTATCTCCAAGCTTTACGTAACAGAAAAAGACATAACGAATCTAAAAATAGAATACGTTCCTTTATTAAGAAATTAAATATAACAAGCATTGAAGAAAACCAAAGGTTGTAGACCTTTGGTTTTCTTGTTTTTCAAATAATTGAAATGTAATGGTTTATTGCGCACCCACTTACTGTATTAATTAAGCTATTTTGTTGAGAGATAATTATTTATTAATTGTTGCGATATATATTTTAAAAAAGAGCTGTTAAGCATCCAGTTTTAATCTATGGTTACTAAGTTTATAGATGAATGTATGCTAATTATAACCTCATCAAAATACATTAAAAGCCTATGGAGAAATGTATCTTAAAAACTGAATACAGAAATGGACGTATGTGCTATAATATGAAATAAAATAAGGATTATATGGTTCATTTTGGTGATATGGGTTCTTGTGATAATATTTTAATCTTGGCTGGGGTGACCATACTAAAAATAAAAAACAAAATGTAGTTTGCTAAATAGAGCATAACATTAGTAAATAAGGAAAGTGTTAAGGTGGTGTAATAAGAATGGGGAATAAGAAAAACGTTTTTAATATAATTAATCTAATTTTTCTAGTGATCATTTTGTTTGTAATGGTTTTAATTCTTTTTGAATTGATTAATTTAAATAATAATCTAGAAGAATATATATTAAAATTTGATGGTTTAAGTAATTTTATAAAAAATAAATAATGAGGTGCCTCCTTTGAGCAGACATAATTTTTCGTTTTTTGCATTATTAACAATTTGCGGTATATTATTTTTCGGAAATTCAGCTTTAGCGCAGTCTGAAAATAATGTTAAAATCGTTAACGACAACGGAATTAGTATAAGTGAAAGAGAATATAAAAACTTATTGTCACAGGGTTTTGAAGATCTTGACATTCAGATTATGGATATTGACACTTTTCGTATGAATAAAGATGTTCAAGCTGAAGATACTAGTGAAACCATTAAATACATAAAAACTTATGAAGTTGATCATAATTTAAAACCTAATAATTCTTTATCTGATAAAAAAATTAAAACTCAAGTAAATGAAGAAATAACAAAAGAACAGATGGATAAAGAAATTGAAAAATTGGAGAAAAAAAAGACTACAGGAATGGTCTCAACTTTTGGTACAGAAACAGGAAACGATTCTACAAGTTATAAAAAAATGAAAGTAGTTATTTCTAAATTAAAGACTGGACGGTATAGAGCTAAAACAACCTTAGAGTGGAAGAAGATACCTAAAACTAGAAAGATGGATGTCATAGGCGCATCAGTTAGATATCCATCATATTGGAATGTAGATCACACTAAAAGGGGAGGAACACAGTATTATAAAGCAGATGCCAATGACTCCTATGGAAATTGGTATCCAAATTATTATTCTGAAACAATTAAATATTCAGCTAAAAGTGGAAACTGGGTAAATTCATCGTTCAGTGGTGGTGCTTTAGTACAGAATTTAAAAGATGATTTCAAATATGGCGGAAAGTATTGCTATCTAGTTAATTTGAGACAAAGCGCTTGGTTTGATTTTACTTTGGCAAAGAAAAATTATCCTAGTAAAACAGTGAACATTATGGGTGCATATAGTCATCAAACTACCAACAGTCCCATATCAATTAACGGTTTTACACTAACTTATGGAGCTCCTAGTATTGACTTTACATTAGGTAATAAGGAAGCCAGTTATGATTCTGAATTAACTGCTGTAGCATATATAAAAAAATAAATGACATGTGACAGGTTTTTGTATTTGACTAAAAGCAGACTCTTATGAGACTGCTTTTCTATTTATTCTGGTAAAATAGAAAAGTTTCTTTTTGTAGGTATCGATGAAATTTTGCTTATAATCAACAATGTCAATTATATTTGGATGCACATAAATAAAATAACTACCACCTTCTCTTAATTTGATATCTTGATACATTTCTTCTTGGAAAATTAATTATTGTATCGTTTTCTTTATAAAAAATTGTTTTAAGATCATTTCTTAATTTTAATATACTTCGCCGACTTTGTTTTCTCAATCACTGCAATCATGTATCGAATACTTGTAATAAACGTAGCATTCATTTTCTCAGATTGACCTAGTATCTTATTGTTCAACTCTGGCCGTTCTTTAGTATCTGTGCTCTTTTAAATCCTAAATTGCAATAATTTCCGATTCATGTTACAATAAGAATAATTATTTTTGTTCGGCGTAAAGGATAGCATGAAGAAAGACTTTTCGTCTTGAGGATACTTTGGGCAAGGATAGTATAATACATTGTGTGATAACGCACTAGGAGGCAACAAACATGGAACAAGGTACAGTAAAATGGTTTAACGCAGAAAAAGGTTTTGGATTTATCGAACGTGAAGAAGGCGACGATGTATTCGTACATTTCTCAGCTATCCAAGGTGACGGATTCAAATCTTTAGACGAAGGTCAAAAAGTAACTTTTGACGTAGAGCAAGGTTCTCGTGGAGCTCAAGCTGCTAACGTTCAAAAAACTGCTTAATCTTCATCCTTTTTAAAACAGGTTCTCTGTAGAGAGCCTGTTTTTTTACGCTTTCATTTATTTGTTCAATAAAAAACCCTACTCAGCGTACAAGTAGGGAGATGTTACAAGGTAATCGTAAAAAAGTTCATGCTTCAAAGGTTTATCAACAGTATAGCATATTGGATTTACAATATGCGGAATTTGCCTAAATAAATTCTTTTTTTCTTTCATCAATTGAAGGTGGAAATGTTCTTAAAGAACTTATATTCAAAAATGGGTAGAATGCACAAAAAAAGTGGAAGGGTTCTTAACAGAAACTTTTGATTTGTTTTTCTGTAATCCCTTTGATGAC
Coding sequences:
- a CDS encoding sigma-54-dependent Fis family transcriptional regulator — encoded protein: MNPTPCYLNTWKRFVREGLLDQSRLDRRVMESWHRCKQANVNPYLDKGQSLLEKELIRAQKKKYSLFLNTAQPYLNKISQQLKESDMMALLIDADGYVLTLTGSQRTMVEARKINFMEGARWTETDVGTNAIGTALVIGEAVMIDGTEHFSVASHHWSCSAAPIRDADGTIIGVIDISCMADNRHPFMLGMASTVAYAIERDIQVQQKRREMELVSHCLQQVEANAPFVVCNEKKQIVSASRSIRDRFSDWYGMDVERLNGHPFVIRGKQMIQSEQDGKMLGVSLSLEEEPKSSITVSFAQFPGESGTSKVFQQTLSEMKRAAQTDANVYIWGETGTGKELAARAIHLASDRHRGPFIAVNCGAIPEALLESELFGYAEGAFTGAKRHGAKGKFEQAHKGTLFLDEIGEIPHAMQVALLRVIEERKVVPLGGTHEIPLDIRIITATHRNMNELLKEGNIREDLYYRLHVYPINIPPLRERKEDIHDLYRYYQKKHHWNAAFPESFFQKLQAYHWPGNIRELFNLFEHLRVLFPKGGWIGDSQYASVLETIDQKKQKLHPAEQPETSKELTFRERIQKQTVVDALHKTKGHVSEAARLAGVPRSTFYKWMRKFHLS
- a CDS encoding cold-shock protein, giving the protein MEQGTVKWFNAEKGFGFIEREEGDDVFVHFSAIQGDGFKSLDEGQKVTFDVEQGSRGAQAANVQKTA